A part of Verrucomicrobiia bacterium genomic DNA contains:
- a CDS encoding GDSL-type esterase/lipase family protein: MNIFNTSVAVAVLALTGCASDLKIREGLVTTTPLTQNRDHAIYEWPSRHAAVLEFNRTHKPEIVIIGDSIIHYWGGEPAAPKAWAPDVWNRTFANWSVENLGFGWDRTENVLWRIEHGELNGISPKLIIIKIGTNNTGLNSAEDIAAGIEAICEGAHEAQPRAKILLLGILPRRDEVPPRPVMTDRVNQILQTKLGKVSWICYRDFGPSFRNPDGSVNAALFADGVHPNHDGYQKLGGLIRERVVCMLR; encoded by the coding sequence ATGAACATTTTCAACACATCCGTTGCGGTCGCCGTGCTGGCTTTGACGGGCTGCGCTTCCGATCTCAAAATTCGTGAAGGACTGGTCACCACCACGCCGCTGACGCAGAACCGGGATCATGCCATTTATGAATGGCCCAGCCGTCATGCCGCCGTGCTTGAATTCAATCGCACGCACAAACCCGAGATTGTGATCATTGGCGATTCGATCATCCACTATTGGGGCGGCGAACCGGCGGCGCCCAAGGCGTGGGCTCCCGACGTTTGGAATCGCACCTTCGCCAACTGGTCCGTGGAAAATCTCGGGTTTGGATGGGATCGCACCGAGAATGTTCTCTGGCGGATTGAGCACGGCGAACTGAATGGCATCTCGCCCAAGTTAATCATCATCAAAATCGGCACGAACAACACCGGCCTCAACAGCGCCGAGGATATTGCTGCCGGTATCGAAGCCATATGTGAGGGCGCGCATGAAGCGCAGCCGCGCGCGAAAATTCTTCTGTTGGGCATCTTGCCACGGCGTGATGAAGTTCCGCCGCGTCCCGTGATGACGGACCGGGTGAATCAAATTCTCCAGACCAAGCTGGGTAAAGTCTCCTGGATTTGTTACCGGGATTTCGGCCCCTCGTTTCGGAATCCGGACGGAAGCGTGAACGCCGCGCTGTTCGCCGATGGCGTGCATCCGAATCACGATGGCTATCAAAAGCTTGGCGGTCTGATTCGCGAGCGGGTTGTTTGCATGTTGAGGTGA